The Mercurialis annua linkage group LG2, ddMerAnnu1.2, whole genome shotgun sequence genome contains a region encoding:
- the LOC126669830 gene encoding protein FAR1-RELATED SEQUENCE 7-like isoform X2, which translates to MIRANNNLNTFNLEELGVEPCLGLEFDSSDDAREFYNAYAIRIGFRIRIGQLYRSRTDGTVSSRRYVCSKEGFQLNSRSGCPAFIRVQLRDSGKWVIDQMQKDHNHELGLVDDSHPPAMQQRAPRAKKPSPEVSQKPKFKLLENFDYGSPCASGVLNVKRIRREGDEEQIKSEPHAGLLFNSADKAYSFYQMYAETVGFRIRIGQLFRSKNDGSITSRRFVCSKEGFQHPARLGCGAFMRIKRQESGTWIVDRLQKEHNHGLALQTGTHKKNYNAPKKFIDDVNLGLDPIDIAEINNGDPIERTQENNIGSDWYRLLLDYFQAKQADDTGFFYSVEVDGGRCMNIFWADGRSRFSCSQFGDAIVLDTSYRNGNYLVPFATFVGVNHHKQPVLLACALIANLSEQSFTWLFHTWLRAMSGCRPKSIIADQDIALQQAIAKVFPGTLHRFSLWQIKVKERENFRSMSNEFRFEYEKCIYESQTSVELNTMWSALISKYGLKENTWLKEMYENRESWVPFYLRTKFCAGIPIKECLKSFFGTSLTPKTSLGEFISRYDQGLARWREEERKEDFNCYNMQPFLQTKEPIEEQCRKLYTLTMFKIFQNELLECYKYLGIKTYEEGTVSRYSVRRCGNELERHAVTLCASNLNVCCSCQMFEFEGILCRHILRVFNLLDIKEIPSRYILHRWTRNAEYGTVDNVESGVSPQELQPIITWSMRESACKYIEAGTSSLEKYKLAYETMREGGRKLRWQR; encoded by the coding sequence ATGATTCGAGCCAATAATAACCTCAACACTTTCAATTTAGAAGAGTTGGGAGTTGAACCATGTTTAGGGCTAGAGTTTGATTCATCTGATGATGCTCGTGAATTTTATAATGCTTATGCGATTCGGATAGGATTCAGAATTAGGATTGGCCAGCTCTATCGATCTCGTACCGATGGTACAGTTTCATCTAGAAGATATGTATGCTCAAAGGAGGGTTTTCAGCTTAATTCTAGGTCGGGTTGTCCGGCTTTCATAAGGGTGCAATTACGGGATTCTGGAAAATGGGTGATTGATCAAATGCAAAAGGATCATAATCATGAACTTGGACTTGTGGATGATAGTCATCCTCCTGCTATGCAGCAGAGAGCTCCTAGAGCTAAGAAACCATCACCTGAAGTGTCTCAAAAGCCGAAATTTAAATTGCTTGAGAATTTTGATTATGGCTCCCCATGTGCATCTGGTGTCCTTAATGTTAAAAGGATTAGAAGAGAGGGGGATGAAGAACAAATTAAATCTGAGCCTCATGCTGGTCTATTGTTCAACTCAGCAGATAAAGCATATAGCTTCTATCAAATGTATGCAGAGACTGTTGGATTTAGAATTCGAATTGGTCAATTATTTCGTTCAAAGAATGATGGGTCCATTACATCCAGACGATTTGTGTGCTCCAAGGAAGGGTTTCAGCATCCTGCAAGATTAGGCTGTGGGGCATTTATGAGGATTAAGAGACAAGAATCTGGAACTTGGATTGTGGACCGTCTTCAAAAAGAGCATAATCATGGTCTCGCGCTTCAGACAGGAACTCATAAGAAAAACTATAATGCTCCAAAGAAATTCATAGATGATGTAAATCTTGGTTTGGATCCTATAGATATAGCTGAAATAAATAACGGGGACCCTATTGAGAGAActcaagaaaacaatattgGGAGCGATTGGTATCGTTTACTTCTTGATTATTTTCAGGCTAAGCAAGCAGATGATACTGGATTCTTTTATTCAGTAGAAGTTGATGGTGGTAGATGCATGAATATTTTCTGGGCTGATGGTAGGTCTAGATTCTCTTGCAGTCAATTTGGTGATGCTATTGTGCTTGATACTTCATATAGGAACGGTAATTATCTAGTGCCATTTGCAACATTTGTTGGTGTTAATCACCACAAGCAGCCAGTACTTCTTGCTTGTGCTCTAATTGCCAATTTGTCAGAGCAGTCATTCACTTGGTTGTTTCATACTTGGCTAAGGGCAATGTCTGGATGTCGACCAAAGTCTATTATAGCCGATCAAGACATAGCATTACAACAAGCTATTGCAAAAGTATTTCCTGGAACACTTCATCGTTTTTCATTATGGCAAATTAAGGTTAAGGAGCGAGAGAATTTCAGATCAATGTCAAACGAGTTCAGATTTGAATATGAGAAGTGTATATACGAGAGTCAAACATCTGTTGAACTTAATACTATGTGGAGCGCACTGATAAGCAAATATGGGCTAAAAGAGAATACTTGGCTTAAAGAAATGTATGAAAATCGTGAAAGCTGGGTTCCATTTTACTTGAGAACAAAATTTTGTGCGGGCATTCCGATCAAAGAATGTTTGAAATCTTTCTTTGGTACAAGCTTGACACCAAAAACATCACTTGGAGAATTCATTTCTAGATATGACCAAGGTCTTGCTCGATGGCGGGAGGAGGAAAGAAAAGAGGATTTCAATTGTTACAACATGCAGCCCTTTTTGCAAACAAAAGAACCTATTGAAGAACAATGTAGAAAGCTTTATACACTTACCATgttcaaaatatttcaaaatgagCTACTAGAGTGCTATAAGTATCTCGGAATAAAGACTTATGAAGAAGGAACAGTTAGCAGATATTCAGTAAGGAGGTGCGGTAATGAGCTTGAGAGACACGCAGTTACTTTATGCGCATCCAATCTGAATGTATGCTGTAGCTgtcaaatgtttgaatttgaagGTATTCTGTGTAGACATATTTTGAGAGTCTTCAACTTGTTGGACATAAAAGAAATTCCATCGCGCTACATTTTACATCGGTGGACTAGAAATGCCGAGTATGGTACTGTGGACAATGTTGAATCTGGTGTTAGTCCTCAAGAACTGCAACCAATCATCACGTGGAGTATGAGAGAATCAGCCTGTAAATACATAGAAGCTGGTACATCATCTCTTGAAAAATACAAGCTTGCCTATGAGACTATGCGAGAAGGTGGCAGAAAACTTCGCTGGCAAAGGTAA
- the LOC126670192 gene encoding BI1-like protein, translating to MNGFTRLSTKEKEVDLEAGNGETLYPGLSVGENELRWGLIQKVYGILSIQLILTTIVSAATVLYAPINSLLGESPGLLLLLCIVPFVLLWPLHVYHQKHPVNLIILALFTVSLSLLVGVSCAQIEGKIVLEALILTSAVVLSLTAYTFWAAKKGKDFSFLGPILFTSLIILILTSFIQVFFPLGSTSNAIYGGISALIFSGYIIYDTDNLIKRFTYDQYILASAALYLDILNLFLSILRVLSQRNN from the exons ATGAACGGATTCACGAGATTGAGTACAAAGGAGAAGGAGGTTGATCTAGAGGCCGGAAATGGAGAGACTCTCTATCCCGGTTTGAGCGTCGGCGAGAATGAATTGCGGTGGGGATTGATCCAGAAAGTTTACGGGATTCTCTCAATTCAGCTTATATTAACCACAATTGTGTCTGCTGCTACGGTTCTTTATGCTCCTATCAATTCTCTTCTTGGCGAGAGCCCTGGTCTCCTTTTGCTCCTCTGCATCGTCCCCTTCGTTT TGCTGTGGCCGTTGCACGTTTATCACCAGAAGCACCCTGTCAACCTGATTATCCTCGCTCTCTTTACTGTGTCGCTGAGCCTTTTGGTTGGAGTAAGCTGTGCTCAAATAGAAG GGAAAATTGTGCTTGAAGCACTAATTTTAACCTCAGCTGTGGTTTTATCTCTTACTGCATACACTTTCTGGGCTGCTAAGAAGGGTAAAGACTTCAGCTTTCTGGGACCAATTTTGTTCACCAGCCTTATCATTCTCATCCTCACCAGTTTCATCCAG GTATTCTTCCCTCTCGGCTCAACATCTAATGCTATCTATGGCGGAATCAGTGCTCTGATATTCAGTGGATATATAATTTATGACACCGACAACCTGATCAAGCGCTTCACTTATGATCAGTATATTTTGGCCTCTGCTGCTCTCTACCTCGACATTCTCAATCTATTCCTTTCGATTTTGCGTGTTCTGAGTCAAAGAAACAATTAG
- the LOC126670778 gene encoding uncharacterized protein LOC126670778, translating to MDFLKSVFADEPTPPDSPKSRPDSPTSEIHSNTDVGPSTWSFGGLIKSLATKSESVIETYRKDFQELGSGFKEETAVIREVASRAVKDLPASFEVGASVAQESLETVGQAIDDIGATFWNSTAQIISHGKTSILASSSDSNYYDSDENHQRSSNLNLKQYSRFDMRVNAIQCDFNTYCNEPEDKVDYENWRLGVFNMEDTESEINSLISENKVIKEIYDEVVPSKVDNQTFWSRYFYKLHKLKRAEEARSLLVKRAISDEDDLSWDFEDEDEDDNYNNNVGGSSNFENKSKNGLKKLYSGDVDKLDKSEEKAEVKGDHGVSSCDVSVVSSHQSLLQEEEDLGWDAIEEIDGSKEEAFLGSSQNVSRVDLRKKLISAEEDEELSWDIDDEPGIQD from the coding sequence ATGGATTTCCTCAAATCCGTCTTCGCCGACGAACCAACTCCACCCGATTCCCCCAAATCCCGACCCGATTCCCCTACCTCCGAAATCCATTCCAACACCGACGTCGGTCCCTCCACGTGGTCATTCGGCGGCTTAATCAAATCCCTAGCCACCAAATCAGAGTCCGTGATCGAAACCTACCGTAAAGACTTCCAAGAATTAGGATCCGGCTTCAAAGAGGAAACTGCGGTTATTCGGGAAGTTGCTTCACGCGCCGTCAAGGATCTTCCTGCTTCCTTCGAAGTCGGCGCCTCCGTCGCTCAGGAATCGCTGGAAACCGTCGGCCAAGCCATCGACGACATCGGCGCTACCTTCTGGAATTCAACGGCTCAGATTATATCTCATGGTAAAACCTCAATATTAGCTTCTAGTTCTGATAGTAATTATTATGATTCGGATGAAAATCATCAACGGTcttcaaatttgaatttgaagcAATACAGCCGTTTTGATATGCGAGTTAATGCAATTCAGTGTGATTTTAATACGTATTGTAATGAACCGGAAGACAAAGTTGATTATGAGAATTGGAGATTAGGGGTTTTTAATATGGAAGATACTGAATCGGAGATTAATAGTTTAATTAGTGAAAACAAGGTAATTAAGGAAATTTATGATGAGGTAGTGCCTAGTAAAGTAGATAATCAAACTTTTTGGagtagatatttttataaactgcACAAATTAAAACGAGCCGAGGAGGCGAGATCTTTGCTTGTGAAAAGAGCAATTTCTGATGAAGATGATTTGAGTTGGGattttgaagatgaagatgaagatgacaATTACAATAATAATGTCGGTGGAAGCTCCAATTTTGAGAATAAAAGTAAAAACGGCctgaaaaaattatattcagGTGATGTTGATAAGTTGGATAAGAGCGAGGAGAAGGCAGAGGTGAAGGGCGATCATGGTGTGTCGTCATGTGATGTATCGGTTGTTTCGAGCCACCAGTCATTGTTACAGGAGGAGGAGGATCTTGGATGGGATGCAATTGAAGAAATTGATGGAAGTAAAGAGGAAGCATTCTTGGGGAGCTCACAGAATGTGAGTAGAGTAGATTTACGTAAGAAATTGATCTCTGCAGAGGAAGACGAGGAATTGAGTTGGGATATTGATGACGAGCCTGGGATACAAGATTGA
- the LOC126669830 gene encoding protein FAR1-RELATED SEQUENCE 7-like isoform X1 codes for MGFHSSSGLFSDIRSSDANLNNGDCVNSVIVKAYPSGMIRANNNLNTFNLEELGVEPCLGLEFDSSDDAREFYNAYAIRIGFRIRIGQLYRSRTDGTVSSRRYVCSKEGFQLNSRSGCPAFIRVQLRDSGKWVIDQMQKDHNHELGLVDDSHPPAMQQRAPRAKKPSPEVSQKPKFKLLENFDYGSPCASGVLNVKRIRREGDEEQIKSEPHAGLLFNSADKAYSFYQMYAETVGFRIRIGQLFRSKNDGSITSRRFVCSKEGFQHPARLGCGAFMRIKRQESGTWIVDRLQKEHNHGLALQTGTHKKNYNAPKKFIDDVNLGLDPIDIAEINNGDPIERTQENNIGSDWYRLLLDYFQAKQADDTGFFYSVEVDGGRCMNIFWADGRSRFSCSQFGDAIVLDTSYRNGNYLVPFATFVGVNHHKQPVLLACALIANLSEQSFTWLFHTWLRAMSGCRPKSIIADQDIALQQAIAKVFPGTLHRFSLWQIKVKERENFRSMSNEFRFEYEKCIYESQTSVELNTMWSALISKYGLKENTWLKEMYENRESWVPFYLRTKFCAGIPIKECLKSFFGTSLTPKTSLGEFISRYDQGLARWREEERKEDFNCYNMQPFLQTKEPIEEQCRKLYTLTMFKIFQNELLECYKYLGIKTYEEGTVSRYSVRRCGNELERHAVTLCASNLNVCCSCQMFEFEGILCRHILRVFNLLDIKEIPSRYILHRWTRNAEYGTVDNVESGVSPQELQPIITWSMRESACKYIEAGTSSLEKYKLAYETMREGGRKLRWQR; via the exons ATGGGGTTTCATTCCAGTTCCGGTCTCTTCTCCGATATTAGAAG TTCAGATGCCAATCTCAACAATGGTGACTGTGTGAATTCTGTGATTGTAAAAGCATATCCATCAGGCATGATTCGAGCCAATAATAACCTCAACACTTTCAATTTAGAAGAGTTGGGAGTTGAACCATGTTTAGGGCTAGAGTTTGATTCATCTGATGATGCTCGTGAATTTTATAATGCTTATGCGATTCGGATAGGATTCAGAATTAGGATTGGCCAGCTCTATCGATCTCGTACCGATGGTACAGTTTCATCTAGAAGATATGTATGCTCAAAGGAGGGTTTTCAGCTTAATTCTAGGTCGGGTTGTCCGGCTTTCATAAGGGTGCAATTACGGGATTCTGGAAAATGGGTGATTGATCAAATGCAAAAGGATCATAATCATGAACTTGGACTTGTGGATGATAGTCATCCTCCTGCTATGCAGCAGAGAGCTCCTAGAGCTAAGAAACCATCACCTGAAGTGTCTCAAAAGCCGAAATTTAAATTGCTTGAGAATTTTGATTATGGCTCCCCATGTGCATCTGGTGTCCTTAATGTTAAAAGGATTAGAAGAGAGGGGGATGAAGAACAAATTAAATCTGAGCCTCATGCTGGTCTATTGTTCAACTCAGCAGATAAAGCATATAGCTTCTATCAAATGTATGCAGAGACTGTTGGATTTAGAATTCGAATTGGTCAATTATTTCGTTCAAAGAATGATGGGTCCATTACATCCAGACGATTTGTGTGCTCCAAGGAAGGGTTTCAGCATCCTGCAAGATTAGGCTGTGGGGCATTTATGAGGATTAAGAGACAAGAATCTGGAACTTGGATTGTGGACCGTCTTCAAAAAGAGCATAATCATGGTCTCGCGCTTCAGACAGGAACTCATAAGAAAAACTATAATGCTCCAAAGAAATTCATAGATGATGTAAATCTTGGTTTGGATCCTATAGATATAGCTGAAATAAATAACGGGGACCCTATTGAGAGAActcaagaaaacaatattgGGAGCGATTGGTATCGTTTACTTCTTGATTATTTTCAGGCTAAGCAAGCAGATGATACTGGATTCTTTTATTCAGTAGAAGTTGATGGTGGTAGATGCATGAATATTTTCTGGGCTGATGGTAGGTCTAGATTCTCTTGCAGTCAATTTGGTGATGCTATTGTGCTTGATACTTCATATAGGAACGGTAATTATCTAGTGCCATTTGCAACATTTGTTGGTGTTAATCACCACAAGCAGCCAGTACTTCTTGCTTGTGCTCTAATTGCCAATTTGTCAGAGCAGTCATTCACTTGGTTGTTTCATACTTGGCTAAGGGCAATGTCTGGATGTCGACCAAAGTCTATTATAGCCGATCAAGACATAGCATTACAACAAGCTATTGCAAAAGTATTTCCTGGAACACTTCATCGTTTTTCATTATGGCAAATTAAGGTTAAGGAGCGAGAGAATTTCAGATCAATGTCAAACGAGTTCAGATTTGAATATGAGAAGTGTATATACGAGAGTCAAACATCTGTTGAACTTAATACTATGTGGAGCGCACTGATAAGCAAATATGGGCTAAAAGAGAATACTTGGCTTAAAGAAATGTATGAAAATCGTGAAAGCTGGGTTCCATTTTACTTGAGAACAAAATTTTGTGCGGGCATTCCGATCAAAGAATGTTTGAAATCTTTCTTTGGTACAAGCTTGACACCAAAAACATCACTTGGAGAATTCATTTCTAGATATGACCAAGGTCTTGCTCGATGGCGGGAGGAGGAAAGAAAAGAGGATTTCAATTGTTACAACATGCAGCCCTTTTTGCAAACAAAAGAACCTATTGAAGAACAATGTAGAAAGCTTTATACACTTACCATgttcaaaatatttcaaaatgagCTACTAGAGTGCTATAAGTATCTCGGAATAAAGACTTATGAAGAAGGAACAGTTAGCAGATATTCAGTAAGGAGGTGCGGTAATGAGCTTGAGAGACACGCAGTTACTTTATGCGCATCCAATCTGAATGTATGCTGTAGCTgtcaaatgtttgaatttgaagGTATTCTGTGTAGACATATTTTGAGAGTCTTCAACTTGTTGGACATAAAAGAAATTCCATCGCGCTACATTTTACATCGGTGGACTAGAAATGCCGAGTATGGTACTGTGGACAATGTTGAATCTGGTGTTAGTCCTCAAGAACTGCAACCAATCATCACGTGGAGTATGAGAGAATCAGCCTGTAAATACATAGAAGCTGGTACATCATCTCTTGAAAAATACAAGCTTGCCTATGAGACTATGCGAGAAGGTGGCAGAAAACTTCGCTGGCAAAGGTAA
- the LOC126667223 gene encoding protein trichome birefringence-like 43 produces the protein MEAIALATALLVVVSFMHIVNGVIHSKVIENHNINYGSDLYQGKWVYDSSYPLYNASNCPFILQQFNCVNNGRPDRYYLSYRWKPTSSRLPRFNGRKLLTKMRGKSIMFVGDSISLNQWQSLNCMLHTAVPEANYTLWRAGGLSTFKFTEYNVTVMLSRNALLVDTVAEKMGRVLKLDSISSGNVWKKADTLIFNTWHWWLHTGRKQPWDFIQQGHKIYRDMDRLVAYEKALRTWARWIQLNIDPAKTKVFFQGISPDHENSTDWGDSSGKNCRGETEPYLKPNYPGGVHPAEAIVERVLPTISKQVTLLNITALSQLRKDGHPSAYGIGGHRATDCSHWCLPGVPDTWNVLLQAALS, from the exons ATGGAGGCGATTGCTCTTGCAACGGCTCTTTTGGTTGTAGTATCTTTTATGCATATTGTAAATGGAGTAATACATAGTAAAGTAATTGAgaatcataatataaattatgggagTGATCTTTATCAGGGAAAATGGGTTTATGATTCATCTTATCCTCTTTATAATGCATCAAATTGTCCTTTCATTCTTCAACAATTTAATTGCGTAAACAACGGTCGACCGGACCGATATTATCTCAGTTATAGATGGAAGCCAACTTCCTCCAGATTACCAAG GTTCAATGGAAGAAAATTGTTAACAAAAATGAGAGGAAAGAGTATAATGTTTGTAGGAGATTCTATAAGTTTGAATCAATGGCAATCTCTTAACTGCATGCTCCACACAGCTGTACCAGAAGCCAACTACACCTTATGGAGAGCAGGAGGGTTATCTACGTTCAAATTCACA GAGTACAATGTTACAGTAATGCTGTCAAGGAATGCACTTCTGGTAGACACAGTTGCAGAAAAAATGGGAAGAGTTCTAAAACTTGACTCCATCAGTAGTGGAAATGTATGGAAGAAAGCTGACACATTGATCTTCAACACATGGCATTGGTGGCTTCACACAGGACGAAAGCAACC ATGGGATTTCATTCAACAAGGACATAAGATTTATAGAGATATGGATCGATTGGTGGCGTACGAAAAGGCACTACGTACATGGGCAAGATGGATCCAATTGAATATTGATCCTGCTAAAACCAAGGTCTTCTTCCAGGGTATTTCCCCGGATCATGAGAA TTCTACAGATTGGGGCGACTCGTCGGGAAAAAATTGCAGAGGAGAAACAGAGCCATATTTGAAGCCTAACTACCCAGGAGGTGTACATCCAGCAGAAGCTATTGTAGAAAGAGTTTTGCCGACTATTTCAAAGCAAGTTACTTTGCTTAACATCACAGCCCTTTCACAACTGAGAAAAGATGGGCATCCTTCAGCTTATGGAATCGGTGGGCACCGCGCCACAGATTGTAGCCATTGGTGCCTTCCCGGAGTTCCTGATACTTGGAATGTGCTCTTACAAGCAGCTCTCAGTTAG